TTCCACCAGATGAAAGACCTGAATTAAAACATAATAGAAGTCCATTTAATTTAGATGCTCCGGATAGGAAAAGCGAATTAAGTGCCGGTGATACTTTTTTATTACCATATTGGATGGGAAGATTTTTAGGAGTGATAAGTGAACCAAAAATTCAAAACAATTAAATTATTGCGCATATGAAAAAATATTTATTACTCTTAATGATAAAATTTATTTCAATTGAATTTTATTTCGCGCAAAATAATTCCATAAAAATTGGAATGTGCTCCGATGTGCATCTTCCAACAATGCATGATTCCGAAATGAGAATTACTAAATTTATTGATAGTATGAAAATTGTGAAGCCAGATTTCATTATTGAACTGGGAGATTTTGTTATCCCAAATGAAAAATATGAAAAACTTTTCCATATTTGGAAATCTTATCCCGGTGAAAAATATCATGTTATTGGGAATCATGAAATGGATGGCGGAACAAGTTTGAACAAAGCATTAGATTATCGAAATATGAAAAGTTCGTTTTATTCTTTTTCAAAAAACGGATTTAAATTTATTGTTTTGGATGGAAATGATAAAAAAGATTCCACTCAGAAAGGATACAGCTCATATATTGGAAATCGTCAACTATTATGGTTACAAAGTGAATTGGAAAAATCTTCCGAACCAATAATAATTTTTTCGCATCAAGGTATTGGAACAGATCCCAATAATCCGGGTGAAAGATATTCAGTAGAAAATGCTGATAGTGTAAGAAAGATTTTTGATCTACATAATAAATCAAATAAAAGTAATAAAATAATTTGCTGTTTTAATGGACACACTCACCACGATTTTGCAGAAGAAATAAATGGAATTTGGTATATAACAATTAACTCAATGTCATATAAATGGTTGGGGGATGAGTATTTACATGTTAGATATAGTGAAGAAGTTGATAAAAATTTTAAATGGATTAAATATACTGCTCCTTACAAAGATCCGCTTTTCGCAATAGTAGAAATATCAAAAGATGGCTTTATTAAAATTTCCGGAAAGAAATCTGAATATGTTGGACCTACGCCTTGGGAATTAGGTTATCCTGAACATTTAAAAAAATTTGTAAGACCCGAAATATCAGATAGATATTTAAATTTTAGTTTAGAATAGAATAAATTATTTTTTAATTAACCAAACTTCCGAAACGATTGTACCCCAGCCACCGGAATTTCTCCATTGTTCAATTTCCACTCTTGATCTATTTGCAACACTTTCTGTTTTTTCTAATTTAATCGTAAGCTTGCCATCTTTGGTCGCTTCAAATGGAATTTGAAATTCGTAAAAATCACTCATCTTTAATGGGATTTCTAATTCCTTTGAAATTATTAAATCATCGGCATAAATTGTTTGTGATTTTTGATTCATTCGATAATCATATCTTGGTTGATACCAAGGTCTAACGAATGTGAATCTAACAGAATAATTAGCAGTTGAATCTAAATTATCATAATATAAAGTTACACCTTGATTTTCGTTTTGAGTAAAATGCATTGATCTTTGACTTGGTCGGTTTCCTTCGTCCAACATTTCATTTACATATGGTTGTCCATGATCATAAGGATAACCAAAAATTACATGGGGA
The nucleotide sequence above comes from Ignavibacteriota bacterium. Encoded proteins:
- a CDS encoding metallophosphoesterase — protein: MKKYLLLLMIKFISIEFYFAQNNSIKIGMCSDVHLPTMHDSEMRITKFIDSMKIVKPDFIIELGDFVIPNEKYEKLFHIWKSYPGEKYHVIGNHEMDGGTSLNKALDYRNMKSSFYSFSKNGFKFIVLDGNDKKDSTQKGYSSYIGNRQLLWLQSELEKSSEPIIIFSHQGIGTDPNNPGERYSVENADSVRKIFDLHNKSNKSNKIICCFNGHTHHDFAEEINGIWYITINSMSYKWLGDEYLHVRYSEEVDKNFKWIKYTAPYKDPLFAIVEISKDGFIKISGKKSEYVGPTPWELGYPEHLKKFVRPEISDRYLNFSLE